AACTCACCACATCGACACTAATGATTGTATTGCATATGGTGATCATATTTCTGATATACCTATGCTAACCGCAGTTGGAAAGGCTTTTGTCGTTAATCCTGATCATGAAATGAGAAAGGTTTTAAACGAATTTAAATTAAATGAAATATAAAGGAAAACTAATGAACACAAAAAGTAATAGCAGTTTCTTTATCACACTGCTTATTATATTGCTAGCACCCATTGGTCAAGCAGCAATTGATATTTATGTTACAGCACTACCAGAAATGCGTGACAGTTATTCCGTAACGCAAAGCCAGATACAGCTAAGTGTGTCTCTGTATTTGATTGCATTTGCGATCGGTCAGATGATTTACGGGCCAATAGCAGATGCTTGGGGCAGGAAACCGACCTTGTTCCTAGGAATTTTTATCTATTTAATTGGTAGCCTGATTGCAATTTTCAGCCATGACTTCAACACTTTTCTTGTTGCCCGTATCATACAGGGATTGGGAATCACTTCCGCATCCGTAGTGATGAAAGCAATCGCTACAGATAATTTCAAAGACGCACAATTAGCGAATGTTCTGACTTATATGGTGATTTCATGGGGAATGGGACCAATTATCGCCCCTGTTATTGGTGCGAAATTGCAACTTCATTTCGGTTGGGAATCATGCCTCTACTTCTTAGCTATCTATGGCGCAGTGTTACTTGCATTGCTTTGCCGGTTCAAGGAATCTCTGAAAACACCAGTACCGCTTACACCTGCCACGCTGGCAAGTAACAGCCGCAAGATTATCGGTGAACAGAAATTCCAAATCTGTTTCCTTGCCATGGGGTTATGTTATGGCATTTTGCTCACATTCAACCTTGTTGCTCCTTTTATCGTGCAAGACGTTTTAGGCTATTCACCAGCTACGTTTGGCAATATTGCACTGCTGATGGGAGCGGCTTACTTTCTGGGCGTATTCAGTAATCGCTTCAACAAAGATAAAGTTCCAGTTAATAAACTTTACCTGAGCGCAACCACTATAAACGTATTCGTCTCGCTTGCGATGTTTGCCTATGCATATCAGTTTGGAATGAATATCTATGCTCTAGTGATCCCATGTTTAATCATGACATTCTTTGCAGGAGTCATGTATCCAAATCTGATGGGGAAAGGTGTTTCTCTTTTCCCTGAGTTAGGTGGCTTAGCGAGTTCTCTACTTGGGTTCCTGTTAATGTTACTTGCAGGTCTAATCATGGTCTTCGCAAGCTATTTAAATACCGAAAGCCTACTCCCCCTATCAAGCATGTTCTTGCTTATCAATATTCTGTGTTTCTTCTTGATCAGAAAATTGGTTTCAGAGAACCACATAGCAATTCGTGCCGAAGCTTAACCAAATAAGGTGAAAAAAGATGAAAAATTCCATTGTAGTAAACCATACCTTCACAAGCCGTACCTTAGCCAACAAGCTTGTAAACCCAATAGGTCTTGGCTGCATGGGCATGTCAGAATTCTACGGGCAGACAGATGAACAGCAATCGCTAGATGTTCTTCATAAGGCTTTAGAGTTGGGGGTAAACCATTTCGATACTGCCGATGTTTATGGCTACGGACACAACGAGGCACTATTAGGGCGGTTTATCCGTACATTGGGCTCCGCAGGACGTGAAAATATCTCTTTGGCAACCAAGTGTGGCATTGTGCGTGATAACGATGTTGCAAGCCGTAATGTGGACAACTCGCCGGAGTATATTCGTAAGGCTTGCCAAGCGAGCTTGTCCCGTTTAAACACCCACATCGATTTATACTACCTACACCGTATCCAAGATCAGGGGTTGTATATTGATGAAAGTATGTCTGCCATGGCAGATTTGTTGAAAGAAGGGAAAATTCAGGCTGTCGGTCTCTCTGAAGTAAGCCCTGAGATCATCTTGAAGGCAGATCAATCACTTAAGAAATATACTCAGGGTAAACACGGCATTTCCGCCGTGCAAACTGAATATTCTATTGTCACTCCTACCGTGGAAAAAAATGGTGTACTTGCTGCCATCGAGGAGATTGGTGCCAAGTTGGTGGCTTATAGTCCAATTGGGCGTGGAATGCTCACTGGAAAATTGCTGTCGCTAGATACTCTAGCACAAGATGATTTTAGACGTTCTCTTCCAAGATTCTCTAATGACAATCTGAAAGAGAATAATCGTCTGGTAGAAGCCATTTGTATGCTAGCAAAAGAGAAGAATGTCACTCCAGCCCAGCTCTCTTTAGCATGGCTGTTAGCTAGATCGGAGCATGTCATTGCCATCCCAGGAACAAAACGCGAGAAGTATCTGATTGAAAACGTGGCTGCACTGAAGGCACAACTCTCTCACTCCGACATGCAGTTCATTGATGAGGTTATGACGAATCACCCAATTCAGGGATTACGATACGCTCAACCTGCAATGGCGGCATACGGACTAGAAGAATAATCAACTGATATTATAAATGAAAACGCCGAGACTGAATGACTCAGTCTCGGCGTTTAACCAATCAAAAAATGGAAATTGCGAGTTTGAGTTACACTCTCCATCATATTCAAACCCAACCTTAAACAAAAAGTGCAGGCTTTGACCTCTGCACTTTCATCCCATCCAGCGTTCAAGTTAACGGGTGTAGCGGCCGCTTTTTACCTCGTCCAGCCAGCGTCCATCCACTAACGCTGGAGGCAAAAATGGACCAGAGACTTGCAACTCATTGCCTCGGTCAT
This Vibrio navarrensis DNA region includes the following protein-coding sequences:
- a CDS encoding aldo/keto reductase, encoding MKNSIVVNHTFTSRTLANKLVNPIGLGCMGMSEFYGQTDEQQSLDVLHKALELGVNHFDTADVYGYGHNEALLGRFIRTLGSAGRENISLATKCGIVRDNDVASRNVDNSPEYIRKACQASLSRLNTHIDLYYLHRIQDQGLYIDESMSAMADLLKEGKIQAVGLSEVSPEIILKADQSLKKYTQGKHGISAVQTEYSIVTPTVEKNGVLAAIEEIGAKLVAYSPIGRGMLTGKLLSLDTLAQDDFRRSLPRFSNDNLKENNRLVEAICMLAKEKNVTPAQLSLAWLLARSEHVIAIPGTKREKYLIENVAALKAQLSHSDMQFIDEVMTNHPIQGLRYAQPAMAAYGLEE
- a CDS encoding multidrug effflux MFS transporter, which produces MNTKSNSSFFITLLIILLAPIGQAAIDIYVTALPEMRDSYSVTQSQIQLSVSLYLIAFAIGQMIYGPIADAWGRKPTLFLGIFIYLIGSLIAIFSHDFNTFLVARIIQGLGITSASVVMKAIATDNFKDAQLANVLTYMVISWGMGPIIAPVIGAKLQLHFGWESCLYFLAIYGAVLLALLCRFKESLKTPVPLTPATLASNSRKIIGEQKFQICFLAMGLCYGILLTFNLVAPFIVQDVLGYSPATFGNIALLMGAAYFLGVFSNRFNKDKVPVNKLYLSATTINVFVSLAMFAYAYQFGMNIYALVIPCLIMTFFAGVMYPNLMGKGVSLFPELGGLASSLLGFLLMLLAGLIMVFASYLNTESLLPLSSMFLLINILCFFLIRKLVSENHIAIRAEA